The genomic window tAACTATCACTTCGTATTGCTACAAACACTGGTCCATGCGGCGTCTGGCCGCCAGGATGTTATCAAGTCTGGGGCCGTTTCTTCTTCGTGCCTGATGCCTCGGCTGAGTCAGAAGGTGAGCCTTGCACGAGTTCTTAAAAGTGCTCAGACTGGGCGCTTCCTTCACTACCTGAGGCAACTGGTTCCAGAGTCTGGATGCGTGGGGTATGAAACTTGACTTGTAGATCTGGGTCCTGCAGCGAGGCAAGTGGAGGTGCCCAGAGTTACGGAGCTGTACATGCGTTCGTTCCCCTCGTGTGACAGGTGTCAGCGGTTGTAGGTGGGGTGGGACTAGACCTTTCACCAGCTTGTACATAAGAATCAAGGAGTGAAAGTGTCGTCTGGTAGATAGAGAGTCCCATTCGAGCTCCTGCAAGACAATGCTGGAGGGTGTACGTCTCGGGGCTCCAGTGATAAGGCAGCCTGCTTGGTACTGAACTCTCTCCAGTATCTTGCTTGCAGAACAAGGTAGGTCCCCAAACAGTACCGCGGCATATTCGAGTTTGGGTCTAACCATTGTGTTGTACGCCACCTCAAGAGCCTCCCGGGATAGCTTGTCGCGGAGTTTCCACAGAAATCCCAGGGTTCTCCTGGCCTTGTTGGATGTGGTCTGGACGTGTTCGGTCCAGCGTAAGGTCTGGTGGATGGTGGCACCTAGGTGGGTATAGAAGGGCACTTCTTCAACAATCTGTCCTGCGATATAGATAGGGGGGAGCTGTACTCTGCTGCGAGGGGACTTGATGCAGAGGACCTTGCATTTATCCGGATGTAACTGAAGTCCCCAGTCGAGGAACCAAGTGGACACGAGCTGAAGGTCGGTGTTTGTTGTGCTGGCCACCACCTGGGCAGTAGGTCCAGAATTGGAGAGCGACGTGTCGTCCGCGAAGCAGTTGATGTTGGAGGAGCAGGGCAGTTCTTTTATGTCGTTGATGAACACAAGGAACAGCCTTTGTCTTGCGAACAGGACATCTTAGCTTCCAAAGCCGGCcggaagttttttttctttctttttaaacatctatTCTTTGTACTAGTTGATACGCGCACAGTTTATTTCCAGGAGAGGGCGTCAAAACTAAATTGCTGGGCCTTTTTTGGTTAATTGATGGGTGGagagaggaaagtcgtgtaaagtgtctttccgaaggacacaacgtctagttAGAATTTGCCGGAAATCGGCAAACCTCTCTAATTCGCGTTCCCTAGCCTGGATACTCGACCATTCGACGCCACGGTTAAGGGTAGAATTAGGACAGCTGGCGTTATACAGAGGCAGCTGGTCACCAAACAACATTGTTACTGGATCAccacattatatacatgtatgttttcccatTGGGCAATTTAGCGGCTTGCAATGACGTGGTTGCCATACGGTTCCAGGAAATCAAATGATGTGCAACAATGTTGGAGGGTAGGCCTTAACGTGGGATTATCGTGTCTCTGACGTCAACACATGCAGGTGATACGTGTGATCTGCCCGCCAGCATTCAATCATGAAATGTCACCGATCCTCAAGGGAGGTGGGGGAATTAAAAGAGCTCCAGATATTCCCAACGGCCTCTTTGTGGCTCATATGCTTGCCAAAAGGCGGGGCAAGGTGTGGACTCCCTTTCATTCATGTTTACAAGGTATAGTCTGGCATCGTTCTCGCCGGCTCTTCAGGCGTAGCTAAGCGCCTATGAGTGAATTGTTAGAACATGATCATTTCCCCCGGCCGGTGGCAATTTGTGTCGTCGTGACCAGTAGCATTGGTTCTATGTACATTCCCCCCATCTTTTTATTGGGTCGTGATGTATTTCTATAATGAAGAGTATTAAATACCCGACCGTTTTCTGGTGAAATAACTCCTCTTAAGGTCATGTTACGGGACGGGAAGCTACGTGCATTTAAAAGGAATGCAATGGTAAGAGATATATCTGTTACGCTGTACGAAACTATCGCCCAGAAAACACCTTCACAGCAAAAGCTCTTCAACTTCTCGCATCCAAAAAAGGCACATAGAATTagacgccaaatgacagttactcaagcaactggataacattttcaaacagtcaTATTTTTCAGACAGCAatcgctgtcttttgtcagtgtctAAAGGGAAGAACCGGAGAACcaggtgctgtctgaaacgtctgactatttcaaaatcttGAGTAATTGTCAtttagcgtatcttattacctcgaTGTATAACATTCATCAACACATAAAAATATTTTACATAGATTATTGGGTGTCCAGCTACTAAAATCCCATCTGGAACATTTAAAGCCTTTCATTGTTATATTCTATTATTTCGAATGTATATGAAGGAAAAGAACGGAAATGTACGTAGGCTCCATTGTGCTGGATAACTGGATAGACCGAGAATCGAACAAAGATTTTTAGTCTCAATTCAACAGCATCATCTAGCGAAATTTGTCTATATTGCAGCTCTCCCAGATCACCtttttaggccacagcaattagatttcatggatgacatcagcgctcATTTCGTCtgatatggaaaaaaacaagaggATTTTTTACCCTCCGGAGATGGGAAACATGACGAGGAAGTATCAAAATGGGAAAACATGTTGTGTGGTAGCCTTGGTTGTAACTTGTAGAAGTAGCACTAGTGAGGTATCCATGACTGTAGTTGTAGCAGCGAAACATGTTCTAATTATATAGGTTGTAAAAGTCACACCAATGTGATAGCCACGAGTGTtgttgccaacttggtaagtgataccagtgataccacactagtgtcactttgtgaaCCTGTTGAatgcaggaataaaagacttgatGGTtatgataccatgttttgtcgctatCTTTGTTACAACGTTTctggtgtctattttgaaaatctagcCCTTTtacccatctttttttttcgtcCTCTCGCATTACATTTGGAGTCtgaagaggatgtcatccataagatttacttgctgtggccctacagaatgatcctgtcaatagtacaaAAACTTTTATAGTTGGAGTCATTTACCGGAGAACTACTGCACCATAGTAGCTTCAACCATGTATTTCCTTCGCCAGTTGTTTCCAACGGTGAGAACCATACAAGTACTTCTATTGCCACCCTcctttaagccggcgtcacaattcatgcgagcgtcggccgactttgtagatcgcccgaagctcgccgaattagcatgtttttctttaaatcagAACATCTCTGAAGGAGTGATAGTATCCCTATTGCTGTCAAAGTAAAACTCTTTAAGGCCTCATGCGTTTGTTTCAGTACTTAGTACTCAGTACTttttgaaccctggaagataaGTCGTAATTCGACTAAAAGGTATCGCAATAGACCAATAAACCAATTAGTATGGATGTGAATCTTGGGTACTTACAAAGAAAATGGAGATCAGAATTAACTCTTTCGCCACCTCTTGCTACCATATCATGTTAAATATCAAGAGGCTTGGCCGGGTGTCTTAACTCTGTAATTCATGAAATGACCAACACAAAACCCTTGATTCGGCATGTGAGGTCAGGACAGCTGAACTTTCTAGGACACGTACTGCGTAATATGCCCGAGGATGAGCCCGCCAACCTGTACGCACTGTACACACCGTCACATGGCAGACGCAGGGCGAGGACGTCAACCTACAACCTACCTGCAGTACATACAGCAACTTCTGGGTGACGAGAGCGGTCTGCTTGTAACGTTCAATACCAGGGCAGATCGCAAACCTCGCTGGCAACAAAAAGAACTGGAAGCTACTTACAGTCGCCTGCGTTGCagccgaccgatgatgatgacatagTGGCGGGCTTGAAATCTCGACCTACGTTTGTTACGTTAAGGCCCACCCTCCAACATTGTTGCACATCATTTGATTTCCTGGAAATGTACGGCGGTGACGTCATCGCAGGCCGCTGAATTACCCAATGGGAAAACATAAATAATGTAACAATCCAGTAACAATATAATTGTTTTGATGGCCAGCTGCCTCAATATACAACGCCAGCTGTCCTAATTCTACCAGGTACCCAAAGACCGTGGCTCGAATGGCCAGGCTACCGGACACGAGATCGAggggtcacgggttcgattcccggcaaatcctggctagacgttgtgcccttgcaccccgaccaatcgaatcacgtgaatcccattgaaactcagattcgtatcagccatttcccgacaaatcgctttctaacttgcgttaacgactacatctgaccaaacaaactcgccagtgagatggtggagggtgtcagctttccaaagatgttttcagtttgacaattttggcactttggaagtgattgaaaccTCATCTCAACCAATcgggttacgtctcacatcgttactttaggttcagaacgaattaaccgccaaattgtgccaaagaAGGATAGCTAATCAATTATTCATGACAGctgtcagtaacggcgccagaaccgtgtcaaCCGGGgttaaagagcagggcccctacgcgagcgagccaacgaatcgagcgataggggtacTGCTTTTaggcggtcccccgaaagtgcgaaatggaacgaaatggaacgaaatggaacgaactaaaacatatgtaacattatgaaatgaaagacaagtagatagcgaaatataaggacgttgtaacattcacagtagaccggaacaggaagcaaatgcATAATAtcacgtgttttatttcttgaatctatttgataatattaaatacaccGTTTTTGCCTCGTTTGTgcggctagattcttccctgaaaatgggagcaccgcgtgcaaagagctcgaccgctcttccttgattttaccaaggaggttaaattttaacctccttgattttaccaactatctgcaaataaactgctgcaaatagcaggggaaaccagcaaacggaactgagtctaaataaggactagattatacagaagttggtggtaacattgcatctcataattcatcaagagggcatga from Branchiostoma lanceolatum isolate klBraLanc5 chromosome 4, klBraLanc5.hap2, whole genome shotgun sequence includes these protein-coding regions:
- the LOC136434113 gene encoding uncharacterized protein, whose product is MLFGDQLPLYNASCPNSTLNRGVEWSSIQARERELERLFLVFINDIKELPCSSNINCFADDTSLSNSGPTAQVVASTTNTDLQLVSTWFLDWGLQLHPDKCKVLCIKSPRSRVQLPPIYIAGQIVEEVPFYTHLGATIHQTLRWTEHVQTTSNKARRTLGFLWKLRDKLSREALEVAYNTMVRPKLEYAAVLFGDLPCSASKILERVQYQAGCLITGAPRRTPSSIVLQELEWDSLSTRRHFHSLILMYKLVKGLVPPHLQPLTPVTRGERTHVQLRNSGHLHLPRCRTQIYKSSFIPHASRLWNQLPQVVKEAPSLSTFKNSCKAHLLTQPRHQARRRNGPRLDNILAARRRMDQCL